One part of the Phacochoerus africanus isolate WHEZ1 chromosome 7, ROS_Pafr_v1, whole genome shotgun sequence genome encodes these proteins:
- the POLR2F gene encoding DNA-directed RNA polymerases I, II, and III subunit RPABC2 codes for MSDNEDNFDGDDFDDVEEDEGLDDLENAEEEGQENVEILPSGERPQANQKRITTPYMTKYERARVLGTRALQIAMCAPVMVELEGETDPLLIAMKELKARKIPIIIRRYLPDGSYEDWGVDELIISD; via the exons ATGTCTGACAACGAGGACAA TTTTGATGGCGATGACTTTGACGATGTGGAGGAGGACGAAGGGCTAGATGACTTGGAAAATGCCGAGGAG GAGGGCCAGGAGAACGTTGAGATCCTTCCTTCTGGAGAGCGGCCGCAGGCCAACCAGAAGCGAATCACCACGCCGTATATGACCAAGTACGAGCGAGCCCGCGTGCTGGGCACCCGAGCCCTTCAGATCGC GATGTGTGCCCCCGTGATGGTGGAGCTGGAGGGGGAGACAGATCCCTTGCTCATCGCCATGAAAGAGCTCAA GGCCCGAAAGATCCCCATCATCATCCGCCGCTACCTGCCCGACGGGAGCTATGAAGACTGGGGGGTGGACGAGCTCATCATCAGCGACTGA
- the C7H22orf23 gene encoding UPF0193 protein EVG1 isoform X2 produces MVARVYNQSLSSRDLKSIPTGLRRGCSFRAQRPLSVGTQPESYLRSPPMASQERVETVTKGNGFWRCPKPAAYTPRTCELLRAMMKESKLTNFQQRHIMDTMKRGDALPLHCSPTSSQKVLPARQPASAIYLPPILAARSHLRPASLCQANGAYSREQFRPQATRDLEKEKRRLQNIFATGKEPEERKRKPPPVRQEAPAPELDRFEERRQATAPPGAPTAPHRRPSPRPVVKEIQERKAFLADMEALGQGRRYRGVILTEISQKLQEMEDLDRKRSEELRKALATP; encoded by the exons ATGGTAGCCAGAGTGTATAACCAGAGCTTGAGCAGCCGAGATCTCAAAAGCATTCCTACAGGGCTCCGGCGCGGGTGCTCCTTCAGAGCCCAGCGGCCACTCTCAGTGGGCACCCAGCCGGAGTCTTACCTAAGA AGCCCTCCCATGGCTTCCCAGGAGAGGGTGGAGACTGTGACCAAAGGAAATGGCTTCTGGCGCTGCCCCAAGCCGGCCGCTTACACCCCAAGAACCTGCGAGCTGCTCAGAG CCATGATGAAAGAATCCAAACTGACTAACTTCCAACAGCGCCACATCATGGACACCATGAAAA GAGGAGACGCTCTCCCGTTACACTGCAGCCCAACTTCCAGCCAGAAGGTCTTGCCTGCCAGGCAGCCGGCCTCGGCCATCTACCTGCCACCCATCCTGGCGGCCCGGTCCCACCTCCggcctgccagcctgtgccaagCCAACGGGGCCTACAGCCGGGAGCAGTTCAGGCCTCAAGCCACCC GGGATCTGGAGAAGGAGAAGCGAAGACTCCAGAATATTTTTGCCACGGGGAAGGAgccagaggaaaggaagagaaagcctCCTCCTGTGCGGCAGGAGGCCCCAGCGCCTGAGCTGGACCGGTTTGAAGAAC GGAGGCAAGCCACCGCCCCTCCGGGAGCCCCCACTGCCCCGCACCGACGGCCCTCTCCCCGTCCAGTGGTGAAGGAAATCCAGGAGAGGAAAGCGTTCCTGGCTGACAtggaggccctggggcagggcaggCGGTACCGAGGGGTCATCCTCACCGAAATCTCCCAG AAACTACAGGAGATGGAAGACCTTGACCGCAAGAGGAGCGAGGAACTTAGGAAGGCTCTGGCCACCCCTTAA
- the C7H22orf23 gene encoding UPF0193 protein EVG1 isoform X3 — protein sequence MVARVYNQSLSSRDLKSIPTGLRRGCSFRAQRPLSVGTQPESYLRSPPMASQERVETVTKGNGFWRCPKPAAYTPRTCELLRAMMKESKLTNFQQRHIMDTMKRGDALPLHCSPTSSQKVLPARQPASAIYLPPILAARSHLRPASLCQANGAYSREQFRPQATRDLEKEKRRLQNIFATGKEPEERKRKPPPVRQEAPAPELDRFEELVKEIQERKAFLADMEALGQGRRYRGVILTEISQVGVARGLPTIGMVQTVAETEGRLWWLLEFPP from the exons ATGGTAGCCAGAGTGTATAACCAGAGCTTGAGCAGCCGAGATCTCAAAAGCATTCCTACAGGGCTCCGGCGCGGGTGCTCCTTCAGAGCCCAGCGGCCACTCTCAGTGGGCACCCAGCCGGAGTCTTACCTAAGA AGCCCTCCCATGGCTTCCCAGGAGAGGGTGGAGACTGTGACCAAAGGAAATGGCTTCTGGCGCTGCCCCAAGCCGGCCGCTTACACCCCAAGAACCTGCGAGCTGCTCAGAG CCATGATGAAAGAATCCAAACTGACTAACTTCCAACAGCGCCACATCATGGACACCATGAAAA GAGGAGACGCTCTCCCGTTACACTGCAGCCCAACTTCCAGCCAGAAGGTCTTGCCTGCCAGGCAGCCGGCCTCGGCCATCTACCTGCCACCCATCCTGGCGGCCCGGTCCCACCTCCggcctgccagcctgtgccaagCCAACGGGGCCTACAGCCGGGAGCAGTTCAGGCCTCAAGCCACCC GGGATCTGGAGAAGGAGAAGCGAAGACTCCAGAATATTTTTGCCACGGGGAAGGAgccagaggaaaggaagagaaagcctCCTCCTGTGCGGCAGGAGGCCCCAGCGCCTGAGCTGGACCGGTTTGAAGAAC TGGTGAAGGAAATCCAGGAGAGGAAAGCGTTCCTGGCTGACAtggaggccctggggcagggcaggCGGTACCGAGGGGTCATCCTCACCGAAATCTCCCAGGTAGGGGTAGCACGGGGGCTGCCCACCATCGGCATGGTCCAGACGGTGGCAGAAACGGAGGGGCGGCTGTGgtggctcctggagttccctcccTGA
- the C7H22orf23 gene encoding UPF0193 protein EVG1 isoform X1 has protein sequence MVARVYNQSLSSRDLKSIPTGLRRGCSFRAQRPLSVGTQPESYLRSPPMASQERVETVTKGNGFWRCPKPAAYTPRTCELLRAMMKESKLTNFQQRHIMDTMKRGDALPLHCSPTSSQKVLPARQPASAIYLPPILAARSHLRPASLCQANGAYSREQFRPQATRDLEKEKRRLQNIFATGKEPEERKRKPPPVRQEAPAPELDRFEERRQATAPPGAPTAPHRRPSPRPVVKEIQERKAFLADMEALGQGRRYRGVILTEISQVGVARGLPTIGMVQTVAETEGRLWWLLEFPP, from the exons ATGGTAGCCAGAGTGTATAACCAGAGCTTGAGCAGCCGAGATCTCAAAAGCATTCCTACAGGGCTCCGGCGCGGGTGCTCCTTCAGAGCCCAGCGGCCACTCTCAGTGGGCACCCAGCCGGAGTCTTACCTAAGA AGCCCTCCCATGGCTTCCCAGGAGAGGGTGGAGACTGTGACCAAAGGAAATGGCTTCTGGCGCTGCCCCAAGCCGGCCGCTTACACCCCAAGAACCTGCGAGCTGCTCAGAG CCATGATGAAAGAATCCAAACTGACTAACTTCCAACAGCGCCACATCATGGACACCATGAAAA GAGGAGACGCTCTCCCGTTACACTGCAGCCCAACTTCCAGCCAGAAGGTCTTGCCTGCCAGGCAGCCGGCCTCGGCCATCTACCTGCCACCCATCCTGGCGGCCCGGTCCCACCTCCggcctgccagcctgtgccaagCCAACGGGGCCTACAGCCGGGAGCAGTTCAGGCCTCAAGCCACCC GGGATCTGGAGAAGGAGAAGCGAAGACTCCAGAATATTTTTGCCACGGGGAAGGAgccagaggaaaggaagagaaagcctCCTCCTGTGCGGCAGGAGGCCCCAGCGCCTGAGCTGGACCGGTTTGAAGAAC GGAGGCAAGCCACCGCCCCTCCGGGAGCCCCCACTGCCCCGCACCGACGGCCCTCTCCCCGTCCAGTGGTGAAGGAAATCCAGGAGAGGAAAGCGTTCCTGGCTGACAtggaggccctggggcagggcaggCGGTACCGAGGGGTCATCCTCACCGAAATCTCCCAGGTAGGGGTAGCACGGGGGCTGCCCACCATCGGCATGGTCCAGACGGTGGCAGAAACGGAGGGGCGGCTGTGgtggctcctggagttccctcccTGA
- the C7H22orf23 gene encoding UPF0193 protein EVG1 isoform X4: protein MVARVYNQSLSSRDLKSIPTGLRRGCSFRAQRPLSVGTQPESYLRSPPMASQERVETVTKGNGFWRCPKPAAYTPRTCELLRAMMKESKLTNFQQRHIMDTMKRGDALPLHCSPTSSQKVLPARQPASAIYLPPILAARSHLRPASLCQANGAYSREQFRPQATRDLEKEKRRLQNIFATGKEPEERKRKPPPVRQEAPAPELDRFEELVKEIQERKAFLADMEALGQGRRYRGVILTEISQKLQEMEDLDRKRSEELRKALATP from the exons ATGGTAGCCAGAGTGTATAACCAGAGCTTGAGCAGCCGAGATCTCAAAAGCATTCCTACAGGGCTCCGGCGCGGGTGCTCCTTCAGAGCCCAGCGGCCACTCTCAGTGGGCACCCAGCCGGAGTCTTACCTAAGA AGCCCTCCCATGGCTTCCCAGGAGAGGGTGGAGACTGTGACCAAAGGAAATGGCTTCTGGCGCTGCCCCAAGCCGGCCGCTTACACCCCAAGAACCTGCGAGCTGCTCAGAG CCATGATGAAAGAATCCAAACTGACTAACTTCCAACAGCGCCACATCATGGACACCATGAAAA GAGGAGACGCTCTCCCGTTACACTGCAGCCCAACTTCCAGCCAGAAGGTCTTGCCTGCCAGGCAGCCGGCCTCGGCCATCTACCTGCCACCCATCCTGGCGGCCCGGTCCCACCTCCggcctgccagcctgtgccaagCCAACGGGGCCTACAGCCGGGAGCAGTTCAGGCCTCAAGCCACCC GGGATCTGGAGAAGGAGAAGCGAAGACTCCAGAATATTTTTGCCACGGGGAAGGAgccagaggaaaggaagagaaagcctCCTCCTGTGCGGCAGGAGGCCCCAGCGCCTGAGCTGGACCGGTTTGAAGAAC TGGTGAAGGAAATCCAGGAGAGGAAAGCGTTCCTGGCTGACAtggaggccctggggcagggcaggCGGTACCGAGGGGTCATCCTCACCGAAATCTCCCAG AAACTACAGGAGATGGAAGACCTTGACCGCAAGAGGAGCGAGGAACTTAGGAAGGCTCTGGCCACCCCTTAA
- the C7H22orf23 gene encoding UPF0193 protein EVG1 isoform X5: protein MASQERVETVTKGNGFWRCPKPAAYTPRTCELLRAMMKESKLTNFQQRHIMDTMKRGDALPLHCSPTSSQKVLPARQPASAIYLPPILAARSHLRPASLCQANGAYSREQFRPQATRDLEKEKRRLQNIFATGKEPEERKRKPPPVRQEAPAPELDRFEERRQATAPPGAPTAPHRRPSPRPVVKEIQERKAFLADMEALGQGRRYRGVILTEISQVGVARGLPTIGMVQTVAETEGRLWWLLEFPP, encoded by the exons ATGGCTTCCCAGGAGAGGGTGGAGACTGTGACCAAAGGAAATGGCTTCTGGCGCTGCCCCAAGCCGGCCGCTTACACCCCAAGAACCTGCGAGCTGCTCAGAG CCATGATGAAAGAATCCAAACTGACTAACTTCCAACAGCGCCACATCATGGACACCATGAAAA GAGGAGACGCTCTCCCGTTACACTGCAGCCCAACTTCCAGCCAGAAGGTCTTGCCTGCCAGGCAGCCGGCCTCGGCCATCTACCTGCCACCCATCCTGGCGGCCCGGTCCCACCTCCggcctgccagcctgtgccaagCCAACGGGGCCTACAGCCGGGAGCAGTTCAGGCCTCAAGCCACCC GGGATCTGGAGAAGGAGAAGCGAAGACTCCAGAATATTTTTGCCACGGGGAAGGAgccagaggaaaggaagagaaagcctCCTCCTGTGCGGCAGGAGGCCCCAGCGCCTGAGCTGGACCGGTTTGAAGAAC GGAGGCAAGCCACCGCCCCTCCGGGAGCCCCCACTGCCCCGCACCGACGGCCCTCTCCCCGTCCAGTGGTGAAGGAAATCCAGGAGAGGAAAGCGTTCCTGGCTGACAtggaggccctggggcagggcaggCGGTACCGAGGGGTCATCCTCACCGAAATCTCCCAGGTAGGGGTAGCACGGGGGCTGCCCACCATCGGCATGGTCCAGACGGTGGCAGAAACGGAGGGGCGGCTGTGgtggctcctggagttccctcccTGA
- the C7H22orf23 gene encoding UPF0193 protein EVG1 isoform X6 → MMKESKLTNFQQRHIMDTMKRGDALPLHCSPTSSQKVLPARQPASAIYLPPILAARSHLRPASLCQANGAYSREQFRPQATRDLEKEKRRLQNIFATGKEPEERKRKPPPVRQEAPAPELDRFEERRQATAPPGAPTAPHRRPSPRPVVKEIQERKAFLADMEALGQGRRYRGVILTEISQVGVARGLPTIGMVQTVAETEGRLWWLLEFPP, encoded by the exons ATGATGAAAGAATCCAAACTGACTAACTTCCAACAGCGCCACATCATGGACACCATGAAAA GAGGAGACGCTCTCCCGTTACACTGCAGCCCAACTTCCAGCCAGAAGGTCTTGCCTGCCAGGCAGCCGGCCTCGGCCATCTACCTGCCACCCATCCTGGCGGCCCGGTCCCACCTCCggcctgccagcctgtgccaagCCAACGGGGCCTACAGCCGGGAGCAGTTCAGGCCTCAAGCCACCC GGGATCTGGAGAAGGAGAAGCGAAGACTCCAGAATATTTTTGCCACGGGGAAGGAgccagaggaaaggaagagaaagcctCCTCCTGTGCGGCAGGAGGCCCCAGCGCCTGAGCTGGACCGGTTTGAAGAAC GGAGGCAAGCCACCGCCCCTCCGGGAGCCCCCACTGCCCCGCACCGACGGCCCTCTCCCCGTCCAGTGGTGAAGGAAATCCAGGAGAGGAAAGCGTTCCTGGCTGACAtggaggccctggggcagggcaggCGGTACCGAGGGGTCATCCTCACCGAAATCTCCCAGGTAGGGGTAGCACGGGGGCTGCCCACCATCGGCATGGTCCAGACGGTGGCAGAAACGGAGGGGCGGCTGTGgtggctcctggagttccctcccTGA
- the C7H22orf23 gene encoding UPF0193 protein EVG1 isoform X7 yields the protein MKTPWGRTLSHYLKPSAYMLRGDALPLHCSPTSSQKVLPARQPASAIYLPPILAARSHLRPASLCQANGAYSREQFRPQATRDLEKEKRRLQNIFATGKEPEERKRKPPPVRQEAPAPELDRFEERRQATAPPGAPTAPHRRPSPRPVVKEIQERKAFLADMEALGQGRRYRGVILTEISQVGVARGLPTIGMVQTVAETEGRLWWLLEFPP from the exons ATGAAAACGCCATGGGGCAGGACTTTGTCTCATTACCTGAAGCCAAGTGCGTACATGCTCA GAGGAGACGCTCTCCCGTTACACTGCAGCCCAACTTCCAGCCAGAAGGTCTTGCCTGCCAGGCAGCCGGCCTCGGCCATCTACCTGCCACCCATCCTGGCGGCCCGGTCCCACCTCCggcctgccagcctgtgccaagCCAACGGGGCCTACAGCCGGGAGCAGTTCAGGCCTCAAGCCACCC GGGATCTGGAGAAGGAGAAGCGAAGACTCCAGAATATTTTTGCCACGGGGAAGGAgccagaggaaaggaagagaaagcctCCTCCTGTGCGGCAGGAGGCCCCAGCGCCTGAGCTGGACCGGTTTGAAGAAC GGAGGCAAGCCACCGCCCCTCCGGGAGCCCCCACTGCCCCGCACCGACGGCCCTCTCCCCGTCCAGTGGTGAAGGAAATCCAGGAGAGGAAAGCGTTCCTGGCTGACAtggaggccctggggcagggcaggCGGTACCGAGGGGTCATCCTCACCGAAATCTCCCAGGTAGGGGTAGCACGGGGGCTGCCCACCATCGGCATGGTCCAGACGGTGGCAGAAACGGAGGGGCGGCTGTGgtggctcctggagttccctcccTGA